AGAGGATACACTTCTTATGCAATCATGGCTcaatatttcaaaggatccaattGTGGGAGTTGATCAAAAAGTCGATAGCTTTTGGTTAAGAATCACCGATAATTATAACCAATATCGTGGGCAGTCACGAGAAAAGCTACAAGGCCAATTAAAATCTCGATGGCATCGAATAAATGGCCTTGTTCAAAAATTTGTTGGGTGTTACAAACAAGCTGTTCGTGAAAAAAAAGTGGGGCATTAGAGAAAGATATCTTAGTCAATGCACATGCTTTTTTTGAACAAGATGAAGGTGCACCATTCAATCTTGAGTATGCATGGCGGCTTttaaaagatgaacctaaatGGATGGGAGCATCCATTgaaaattcttcaaagagaacaaAGAATTCTGTTAGCGGTGCATACACGGCATCGCCAAACTCAGAGACACCTTCAAGTTATGAGTTTAACTCATCATCTCCAATGGAGCGTCCAATGGGACAAAAGGCGGCAAAACGAAAAGGTAAGGCAAAggaaaatgcaaatgcaactgAACCTCCTTCTAGTGTTATTTCTGATACAATGAATAAAAGAATGGAAGTAATGGAAAACCTTGCACGACTTAAGGAGGAAGAAAACAAATTAGTCAAGGAAAAGATGGAATTTGAAGCAATGCAATTCATAATGTCAGACACTTCTAAGATGAACGATAGTCAACGTGAATTTCATGAAAAACGTTGTAATAACctaaaagaaaaatatggatggtAATAATATGCAATGTTctagtatttattatatttaaatattatgtaGTATCAACACCTATTGTAATAAGATGCAATGTTctagtatttattatatttaaaaattacgTAGTACTTGTTATGTATCAACAATTATTGTAATAATATGCAATGTTctagtatttattatatttaaatattattcaaaactagtcgttattcaaactagccattattattcaaactagccgttattcaaactagccgttattattcaagctagccgttattcaaactagccgttattattcaaactagccgttattcaaactatcCTTATATATACTTTCATTCTTTTCTCACTTTTCTACCACCATCTATCATTCTTCTATCATTTTTTCTATCACCCTTCTCTCATTCTTCTATCATTTTTCTATCACTTTTATCTCACTTCAATggattcaaacaattcaaacaacctcaacaaactttTTTGGGAGGTGATTGAAGAAGAACTTATGGACAACACAGACGAAGAACTATTGTTGTCAATGCTCGAGAAGGAACGTCAATCTGGAAGTTCATCAAAGCGAAAAAGAAGATCAGTGATAGATCGGAATCGTGAAGAAGGGAATATACGATTATTCAACGACTACTTCTCAGAAAATCCAGTATACACTGATGCCCAATTCCGTAGAAGGTTTAGAATGCATAGGCATTTGTTTCTTCGAATTGTAGAAACCCTTGGAAATCATGATGAATATTTTCAAATGAGGGTCGATGCAACTGGTAAAATGGGTCTTTCACCATTGCAGAAGTGTACTTCTGCTATTCGTATGTTGGCATATGGATCTTCCGCTGACATTGTAGACGAATATGTTCGAATTGGTGAAAGCACTGCAATTGAGTGCTTAGAGAGATTCGTAAGGGGCGTGAATGAGGTATTTGGGGATGAGTATTTGAGAAGGCCTAATAACAATGATGTTGAGCATCTTTTACAAATGGGGGAGTCACGTGGATTTCCAGGCATGCTAGGTTCCATTGATTGTATGCATTGGGAATGGAAGAATTGTCCTGTTGCGTGGAAAGGACAGTTTTGTCGAGGTGATCATGGTAAACCCACGATCATGCTTGAAGCAGTGGCATCACAAGACTTATGGATTTGGCATGCATTTTTTGGTATTGCAGGTTCAAACAATGACATTAATGTGCTAAACCAATCTAATGTGTTTAACGATATTTTGGAAGGACGTGCTGCTACTGTGCAATATACAATCAATGAGACTCCATATAATATGGGGTATTATTTAGCGGATGGTATATATCCTGAGTGGGCTACATTTGTCAAGACCATTTCAATGTCGCAAGGAGAAAAGAGAAAACTATTTCCACAACACCAAGAATCAGCTAGAAAGGATGTGGAACGGGCATTTGGAGTGCTTCAATCTCGATTTGCAATAATACGTGGTCCAGCGCGTGCTTGGCACATGGAAACCCTCAAGCATACCATATATGCTTGCATTATATTGCACAACATGATTGTCGAAGACGAACGACACACGTATGGAGGTGATTTTGATTACTGTTACGATAATGGAGGTAACAACAACTCAACGACTGAAATATTTAACGGTCCTCATCCGAATCTTGCAACAAGACTACAAAGAAGGGCAACTCTTCGTGAAAAACAAGTTCATCGCCAACTTCAAGGAGATCTAGTCGAGCATATCTGGGAACGTTTTGGACATGAGGACGATGAAAATTAAATTTGAGTAATTAtgttatgtaatttatttttattgttttgattatatttttattgtttttaattatatgtcatgtatttgagattaatttaaattataattttaaattttatgtttaattttatttattttatattaattaaaatttaaataattattttaaatcaaataaaatttagtatgaataaaatattattatacaaAGGAAAATTGTGGGACCCAATATGAGTTCTTTT
The Vicia villosa cultivar HV-30 ecotype Madison, WI linkage group LG6, Vvil1.0, whole genome shotgun sequence genome window above contains:
- the LOC131615075 gene encoding uncharacterized protein LOC131615075; protein product: MDNTDEELLLSMLEKERQSGSSSKRKRRSVIDRNREEGNIRLFNDYFSENPVYTDAQFRRRFRMHRHLFLRIVETLGNHDEYFQMRVDATGKMGLSPLQKCTSAIRMLAYGSSADIVDEYVRIGESTAIECLERFVRGVNEVFGDEYLRRPNNNDVEHLLQMGESRGFPGMLGRAATVQYTINETPYNMGYYLADGIYPEWATFVKTISMSQGEKRKLFPQHQESARKDVERAFGVLQSRFAIIRGPARAWHMETLKHTIYACIILHNMIVEDERHTYGGDFDYCYDNGGNNNSTTEIFNGPHPNLATRLQRRATLREKQVHRQLQGDLVEHIWERFGHEDDEN